The following coding sequences lie in one Myxococcus xanthus genomic window:
- a CDS encoding NAD(P)-dependent alcohol dehydrogenase has translation MIPVRGYAAQDAKSPLAPFQFERREPGPSDVQIEILYCGVCHSDLHQARDEWGGSLFPMVPGHEIIGRVVRVGDQVKKVKVGDMAGVGCMVDSCRTCPSCQEGLEQYCDKGNIQTYNGKEKDGRTATQGGYSEAIVVDEAFTLRIPENLDPAAAAPLLCAGITTYSPLRHWKVQPGQRVGVVGLGGLGHMGVKLAKAMGAHVTVFSHTDRKKQDAARLGADAVVVSSNKEEMAAQTGRFDFILDTVSAQHDLNAYLRLLRRDGHLVLVGAPEKSLDVRPFSLIPMRRSFSGSMIGGIQETQEMIDFCGKHNIVSDIELISIQQVNDAYERLLKGDVKYRFVIDLASLRK, from the coding sequence ATGATTCCCGTTCGCGGCTACGCCGCCCAGGACGCGAAGTCCCCCCTCGCCCCGTTCCAGTTCGAGCGCCGCGAGCCCGGCCCCAGCGACGTGCAGATTGAAATCCTCTACTGCGGCGTCTGCCACTCCGACCTGCACCAGGCGCGCGACGAATGGGGCGGCTCCCTGTTCCCCATGGTGCCCGGCCACGAAATCATCGGCCGCGTGGTCCGCGTGGGGGACCAGGTCAAGAAGGTCAAGGTCGGAGACATGGCGGGCGTCGGCTGCATGGTCGACTCCTGCCGCACCTGCCCCAGCTGCCAGGAAGGCCTGGAGCAGTACTGCGACAAGGGCAACATCCAGACGTACAACGGCAAGGAGAAGGACGGGCGGACGGCAACTCAGGGCGGCTACAGCGAGGCCATCGTCGTGGACGAGGCCTTCACGCTGAGGATTCCGGAGAACCTGGACCCGGCCGCCGCCGCGCCGCTGCTGTGCGCCGGCATCACCACGTACTCGCCGCTGCGGCACTGGAAGGTGCAACCGGGTCAGCGCGTGGGCGTGGTGGGCCTGGGCGGGCTGGGTCACATGGGCGTGAAGCTGGCCAAGGCTATGGGCGCTCACGTCACCGTCTTCAGCCACACCGACCGCAAGAAGCAGGACGCCGCGCGCCTGGGCGCGGACGCCGTCGTGGTGTCCTCGAACAAGGAGGAGATGGCCGCGCAGACGGGCAGGTTCGACTTCATCCTCGACACCGTCTCCGCGCAGCACGACCTCAACGCGTACCTGCGGCTGCTGCGCCGGGACGGCCACCTGGTCCTCGTCGGCGCCCCGGAGAAGTCGCTCGACGTCCGCCCCTTCTCCCTCATCCCCATGCGGCGGAGCTTCTCGGGCTCGATGATTGGGGGTATCCAGGAAACACAGGAAATGATAGACTTCTGCGGCAAGCACAACATCGTCTCCGACATCGAGCTGATTTCCATCCAGCAGGTGAACGACGCCTATGAGCGGCTGCTGAAGGGAGACGTGAAGTACCGGTTCGTCATCGACCTCGCGAGTCTGCGGAAGTAG
- a CDS encoding FruA-associating protein, FapA, whose protein sequence is MTTTIAQAGFVKVTSPYPEEQELLDPALAAPTPQKAAQLRQKASHWLSRAQKELHDAIFARDGSEAGLDRYASARAELDSAETWALRVAEAFSMRRD, encoded by the coding sequence ATGACTACGACGATTGCGCAGGCCGGTTTCGTGAAGGTGACGTCCCCGTACCCCGAGGAGCAAGAGCTGCTGGATCCGGCGCTCGCCGCCCCCACGCCCCAGAAGGCAGCCCAGCTTCGCCAGAAGGCGAGCCATTGGCTCAGCCGTGCACAGAAGGAGCTGCACGACGCCATCTTCGCGCGGGACGGCTCGGAGGCCGGACTGGACCGTTATGCCAGCGCCCGCGCGGAGCTCGACTCGGCGGAGACGTGGGCCCTGCGCGTCGCGGAAGCCTTCTCCATGCGCCGTGATTGA
- a CDS encoding acyltransferase family protein produces MSLNSGRVDAPTAHAPRLQGHLPVLDGVRGLAVLLVVFFHTTHLSDQSVAGRVTWWLAGAGWTGVDLFFVLSGFLITGILWEAKGQPYFFRNFYMRRFLRIFPLYYLALAVSFLVLPSLAGRLGLDERITTDGAVWYLLYLSNFYQLWVDTTHPILGVVWSLAIEEQFYIVWPFLIAAVSYRGAIRLCLGTIAMAILVRVGLTLYGASIESTYVVTFCRVDSLAMGGLLAMALRHPEGLGLKAFPWMRWAAWASVPVVLALVVLPVGPTFELVKRTGGYTAIAVLYAVCVYKAVAVSKGHVLHRFLTTRLLLTFGKYSYAIYLIHSPLDAILRRTVLKTPLKTVAGSDMPMQLVFYVVAAGLSLGLALVSWNLFEKHMLKLKDHFPYGQRPAPAPLTAPLTEGAQAERPEAPARVA; encoded by the coding sequence ATGTCCTTGAACTCTGGCCGTGTGGATGCACCCACGGCGCACGCTCCGCGCCTGCAGGGCCACCTGCCCGTGCTGGACGGTGTGCGAGGCCTCGCCGTCCTGCTGGTGGTGTTCTTCCACACGACCCACCTGAGCGACCAGAGCGTGGCGGGACGCGTGACGTGGTGGCTGGCCGGCGCCGGATGGACGGGCGTGGACCTGTTCTTCGTCCTCTCCGGCTTCCTCATCACCGGCATCCTCTGGGAGGCGAAGGGGCAGCCGTACTTCTTCCGCAACTTCTACATGCGCCGCTTCCTGCGCATCTTCCCGCTCTACTACCTGGCGTTGGCGGTGTCGTTCCTGGTGCTGCCGTCGCTGGCGGGCCGGCTGGGCCTGGACGAGCGCATCACCACCGACGGCGCCGTCTGGTACCTGCTGTACCTCTCCAACTTCTACCAGCTGTGGGTGGACACCACGCACCCCATCCTCGGCGTGGTGTGGTCGCTGGCCATCGAGGAGCAGTTCTACATCGTCTGGCCCTTCCTCATCGCCGCGGTGTCGTACCGGGGCGCCATCCGGTTGTGCCTGGGCACCATCGCCATGGCCATCCTGGTGCGCGTGGGGCTCACGCTGTACGGGGCCAGCATCGAGAGCACCTACGTGGTGACGTTCTGCCGCGTGGACTCGCTGGCGATGGGCGGCCTGCTCGCGATGGCGCTGCGCCACCCGGAAGGGCTGGGCCTGAAGGCGTTCCCGTGGATGCGCTGGGCGGCCTGGGCCTCGGTGCCGGTGGTGCTCGCGCTGGTGGTGCTGCCGGTGGGCCCCACCTTCGAGCTGGTGAAGCGCACGGGCGGCTACACCGCCATCGCCGTGCTCTACGCCGTGTGCGTGTACAAGGCGGTGGCCGTCTCCAAGGGCCACGTCCTGCACCGCTTCCTCACGACGCGGCTGCTGCTCACCTTCGGCAAGTACAGCTACGCCATCTACCTCATCCACTCGCCGCTGGACGCCATCCTGCGCCGCACGGTGCTGAAGACGCCGCTGAAGACGGTGGCGGGCTCGGACATGCCCATGCAGTTGGTGTTCTACGTGGTGGCCGCGGGGCTCTCGCTGGGGCTCGCGCTGGTGAGCTGGAACCTCTTCGAGAAGCACATGCTGAAGCTCAAGGACCACTTCCCCTACGGCCAGCGCCCCGCTCCGGCGCCGCTGACGGCGCCGCTGACGGAGGGCGCCCAGGCCGAAAGGCCAGAGGCTCCCGCCCGGGTGGCGTAA
- a CDS encoding RNA polymerase sigma factor, which translates to MALLSAMKMVLAGAPPSDTDRERTLLRRARTGDPAAFRWLFERHAAGVWRFLKDLLRDEAAADEATQETFVRAHARLGALRDEDRLGAWLLGIARHVYLESLRHRGVHVDMDDEVHGSQVEAVLPTPTPEDLLLDRELEGLLAGALGTLREDRRAALLLRIDHGLPYEEISAVMGWSLQKVKNEIHRARLQLREHLAAHVGGHS; encoded by the coding sequence GTGGCCCTCCTTTCCGCGATGAAAATGGTGCTAGCAGGTGCGCCCCCGTCCGACACGGACCGGGAGCGGACGCTGCTGCGCCGGGCGCGCACGGGTGACCCCGCGGCCTTCCGCTGGTTGTTCGAACGGCACGCCGCGGGGGTGTGGCGCTTCTTGAAGGATTTGCTGCGCGACGAGGCCGCGGCGGACGAAGCCACGCAGGAGACCTTCGTCCGCGCCCACGCGCGGCTGGGCGCGCTTCGCGACGAGGACCGGCTGGGCGCGTGGCTGCTGGGCATCGCCCGGCACGTGTACCTGGAGTCACTGCGGCACCGGGGCGTCCACGTGGACATGGACGATGAAGTCCATGGCAGCCAGGTGGAGGCGGTGCTGCCCACGCCCACGCCAGAGGACCTGCTCCTGGACCGGGAACTGGAAGGACTGCTGGCGGGCGCGCTGGGGACGCTGCGCGAGGACCGGCGCGCGGCGCTGCTGCTGCGCATCGACCACGGCCTGCCCTACGAGGAGATTTCAGCGGTGATGGGCTGGTCGCTCCAGAAGGTGAAGAACGAAATCCACCGCGCGCGGCTCCAACTGCGCGAGCACCTGGCCGCACACGTTGGAGGCCACTCATGA
- a CDS encoding anti-sigma factor family protein — translation MSACRETELDALLADELSPEDAARVCAHTQACPACQHALSWLRAERGWMAQRARRMPARPALDFAALESRLRKPVVPAAPKVSWMHWGKMLTAALASVAFVSITTLQVTRLPSADEPWSRNDARTTATRTVDWCDDPSREAVAALEALVGACLVASPLITLR, via the coding sequence ATGAGCGCTTGTCGCGAAACCGAACTGGACGCGCTGCTGGCCGACGAACTCTCCCCCGAGGACGCCGCGCGCGTCTGCGCTCACACCCAGGCCTGCCCCGCCTGTCAGCACGCGCTGAGTTGGCTGCGCGCGGAGCGGGGGTGGATGGCGCAGCGAGCGCGGCGCATGCCGGCGCGGCCCGCCCTGGACTTCGCCGCGTTGGAGTCCCGGCTGCGAAAGCCCGTGGTGCCCGCCGCCCCGAAGGTCAGCTGGATGCACTGGGGGAAGATGCTGACCGCCGCCCTGGCGTCGGTGGCCTTCGTGAGCATCACCACGCTCCAGGTGACGCGCCTCCCAAGCGCCGACGAGCCCTGGTCCCGGAACGACGCGCGCACCACCGCCACCCGGACCGTCGACTGGTGTGACGACCCTTCACGGGAAGCCGTGGCGGCGCTGGAAGCCCTGGTGGGGGCGTGCCTGGTGGCCTCCCCCTTGATAACCCTGCGCTGA
- a CDS encoding S8 family serine peptidase → MKRCVWLGLVGGLMACGSEQEPKACPGTEGMSQLPTVVSAARSEAALTDDGTEDVIIAFRQRVFASAQANTDAFANEVTRAGGQVKQRVPSLNMLSARVSPEARAALARNPDVVSVSPNRPVYALGMSRPPLPAQSWLGAEPRPPPNTVGSVGEYTEGLKMVQANLVWDADNDGALDPGRPSGTGIKVCVIDSGWDNRHPELQAAFIGGKDFISGSANSLALDAQVDSKGNVLLWGGGHGTHTAATIAAQLGGGGRVRLGEDPNGTVGVAPTASLLIARVLNERGTGDTVNVIAALQWCQEQGANIVSLSLGAGSKSDAEELAFNQAKANGVLAIAATGNSGAGEVAFPARYDSVVGVGAVTFAEEWASFSQYGLGINLVAPGVGVLSATIIGGAPYGEVAASSQQFVSNPLEFSAVGAYSGRLVNCGLGSSVSDCGEAATCDGFVAYVDRGGGILFEEKVRNAIRAGAKAVIIGNHTAEEGTGNFTLNGPSKLWVPTVSVSLESANVLRELMGQDVTLDVSGLDYTLQTGTSMSTPHVAGVAALVWSVNPQRLNAEMVRDALLNTARDLGPTGWDPNYGNGLVQAVEAIDYAESRLPPAP, encoded by the coding sequence ATGAAGCGTTGCGTCTGGCTGGGTCTGGTCGGGGGGCTGATGGCATGTGGCTCGGAGCAGGAGCCCAAGGCGTGCCCCGGTACCGAGGGGATGTCCCAGTTGCCGACGGTGGTGTCCGCGGCGCGAAGCGAGGCGGCCCTGACGGACGATGGCACGGAGGACGTCATCATCGCCTTCCGGCAGCGCGTCTTCGCCTCCGCGCAGGCCAACACGGATGCTTTCGCCAACGAGGTGACGCGCGCTGGAGGCCAGGTGAAGCAGCGCGTCCCGTCGCTGAACATGCTGTCCGCCCGGGTATCTCCCGAGGCGCGCGCGGCGCTCGCCCGGAATCCGGACGTGGTGTCGGTGTCGCCCAACCGTCCGGTGTACGCGCTCGGCATGTCGCGGCCACCGCTGCCCGCGCAGTCGTGGCTGGGCGCGGAGCCGCGGCCGCCCCCCAACACCGTGGGCTCCGTGGGGGAGTACACCGAGGGCCTGAAGATGGTGCAGGCCAACCTGGTCTGGGACGCCGACAACGACGGGGCTCTTGACCCGGGCCGGCCTTCAGGCACGGGCATCAAGGTGTGCGTCATCGACAGTGGTTGGGACAACCGCCACCCGGAGCTGCAGGCCGCCTTCATCGGGGGCAAGGACTTCATCAGCGGGTCCGCCAACTCGCTGGCGCTGGACGCGCAGGTCGACTCGAAGGGCAACGTGCTGCTGTGGGGCGGCGGACACGGCACGCACACCGCGGCCACCATCGCCGCGCAGCTGGGCGGGGGCGGCCGGGTGCGGCTGGGCGAGGACCCCAACGGCACGGTGGGCGTGGCCCCCACCGCGTCGCTGCTCATCGCGCGGGTGCTGAACGAGCGCGGCACGGGTGACACCGTGAATGTCATCGCCGCGCTTCAGTGGTGCCAGGAGCAGGGGGCGAACATCGTGTCGCTGTCGCTGGGCGCCGGGTCGAAAAGCGATGCCGAGGAGCTGGCCTTCAATCAGGCCAAGGCGAATGGCGTGCTGGCCATCGCGGCGACGGGCAACTCCGGCGCGGGCGAGGTGGCCTTCCCGGCCAGGTACGACTCCGTGGTGGGCGTGGGAGCGGTGACCTTCGCAGAGGAGTGGGCCAGCTTCTCCCAGTACGGCCTGGGCATCAATCTGGTGGCCCCCGGCGTGGGCGTGTTGAGCGCCACCATCATCGGCGGGGCGCCGTATGGCGAGGTGGCCGCGAGCAGCCAGCAGTTCGTGTCCAACCCCCTGGAGTTCTCGGCCGTGGGCGCCTATTCGGGGCGGCTGGTGAACTGCGGCCTGGGCAGCAGCGTCTCCGACTGTGGAGAGGCCGCCACCTGTGATGGCTTCGTCGCCTACGTGGACCGCGGCGGCGGCATCCTCTTCGAGGAGAAGGTGCGCAACGCCATCCGTGCCGGAGCGAAGGCCGTCATCATCGGCAACCACACCGCGGAGGAGGGCACGGGCAACTTCACCCTCAACGGGCCGTCCAAGCTGTGGGTGCCCACCGTCTCCGTGTCCTTGGAGTCGGCCAACGTACTCCGCGAGCTCATGGGACAGGACGTGACGTTGGACGTCTCCGGCCTGGACTACACGCTGCAGACGGGCACCTCCATGTCGACACCGCACGTGGCCGGGGTGGCGGCGTTGGTGTGGAGCGTGAATCCCCAGCGGCTCAATGCGGAGATGGTGCGCGACGCCCTGCTCAATACGGCCAGGGATTTGGGGCCGACCGGGTGGGATCCGAACTACGGCAACGGCCTGGTGCAGGCGGTGGAGGCCATCGACTATGCCGAGAGCCGGCTGCCTCCGGCGCCGTAG
- the glpD gene encoding glycerol-3-phosphate dehydrogenase produces MRSESVALSRVVSEADVPPPPSRAARLRALATETFDVLIIGGGVTGAGSARDAALRGLKVALVERDDFASGTSSRSSRLIHGGLRYLEHGHLGLVFESSIERQRLLRLAPHLVRPLAFIWPVYAGARVPRWKLNAGLMLYDALSLFRNVKGYRRLSARQVHAAEPGLRTDHLKGGARYYDAATDDARLTLANAVGASEAGAVVLNHASVKGLVLEQGQAHGATVVDHLTGEEVTVRARVIVNATGPWSDEIRRLDAPNGTSPAVRGSKGVHLAVPRERINHRDAFTLLSPKDGRVMFVLPADNFTIIGTTETSTRAHPAEVRASESDVAYLLESANAFFPEARLTRADVVSAWAGIRPLVASGYHGTQADAGSASREHAIDVSPSGVLAISGGKLTTYRVMARDVVDAVERRLGQPRRRSPTDALPLPGGDIRALDAEFAAARAEVGDDATAVHLVRAYGSRWRRVWALTREDATLSRPLAEGLPYRAAEAAWGVTHELVHTLSDLLIRRLKVAFETRDQGHAAARVAAEVMAPRLGWDAAETQRQLDVYAADALRLFGVDPAEA; encoded by the coding sequence GTGCGTTCTGAATCCGTCGCGCTCAGCCGTGTTGTCTCCGAAGCAGATGTGCCCCCGCCTCCGTCCCGCGCAGCACGCCTGCGGGCCCTGGCCACGGAGACCTTCGACGTCCTCATCATCGGGGGCGGTGTCACCGGCGCGGGCTCGGCGCGGGATGCCGCGCTCCGGGGCCTCAAGGTGGCGCTCGTCGAGCGTGATGACTTCGCCAGTGGCACCTCCAGCCGCTCGTCCCGGCTCATCCACGGCGGCCTCCGCTACCTGGAGCACGGCCACCTGGGCCTCGTCTTCGAATCCAGCATCGAGCGCCAACGCCTGCTGCGGCTCGCCCCGCACCTGGTGCGTCCGCTCGCCTTCATCTGGCCCGTGTACGCGGGTGCCCGCGTGCCCCGCTGGAAGCTCAACGCGGGCCTCATGCTCTACGACGCCCTCTCCCTCTTCCGGAACGTGAAGGGCTACCGGCGGCTCAGCGCCCGGCAGGTCCACGCGGCCGAGCCCGGCCTGCGCACCGACCACCTCAAGGGCGGCGCCCGCTACTACGACGCGGCCACGGACGACGCGCGCCTCACCCTGGCCAATGCCGTGGGCGCGTCCGAGGCGGGGGCCGTCGTCCTCAACCACGCGTCCGTGAAGGGGCTCGTCCTGGAGCAGGGACAAGCGCACGGCGCGACGGTGGTGGACCACCTCACCGGCGAGGAAGTCACCGTGCGCGCACGGGTCATCGTCAACGCCACCGGCCCGTGGAGTGATGAGATTCGCCGGCTGGATGCGCCGAATGGGACGAGCCCGGCCGTGCGCGGCAGCAAGGGTGTCCACCTCGCCGTGCCGCGCGAGCGCATCAACCACCGCGACGCCTTCACGCTGCTGTCCCCCAAGGACGGCCGGGTGATGTTCGTGCTGCCCGCCGACAACTTCACCATCATCGGCACCACGGAAACGTCCACGCGCGCGCACCCCGCGGAGGTCCGCGCCAGCGAGTCCGACGTGGCCTACCTGCTGGAGTCCGCCAACGCCTTCTTCCCCGAGGCGCGCCTCACTCGCGCGGACGTGGTGAGCGCGTGGGCCGGCATCCGTCCCTTGGTGGCCAGCGGCTACCACGGCACGCAGGCCGACGCGGGCAGTGCCAGCCGCGAGCACGCCATCGACGTGAGCCCCTCCGGCGTGCTCGCCATCAGCGGTGGCAAGCTCACCACCTATCGCGTCATGGCGCGCGACGTGGTGGACGCCGTGGAGCGACGCTTGGGCCAGCCCCGTCGCCGCTCGCCCACGGATGCGTTGCCCCTGCCGGGTGGAGACATCCGCGCGCTGGACGCCGAGTTCGCCGCGGCTCGCGCCGAGGTAGGGGACGACGCCACGGCCGTCCACCTGGTGCGCGCCTATGGCAGCCGCTGGCGCCGCGTGTGGGCCCTGACGCGAGAGGACGCCACGTTGTCCCGGCCGCTCGCCGAGGGGCTTCCCTATCGGGCCGCCGAGGCCGCCTGGGGTGTCACCCACGAACTGGTGCACACCCTGTCGGACCTGCTCATCCGCCGCCTCAAGGTGGCGTTCGAGACGCGCGACCAGGGGCACGCGGCCGCGCGTGTGGCGGCCGAGGTCATGGCGCCCCGGCTGGGCTGGGACGCCGCGGAGACGCAGCGGCAGCTGGACGTCTATGCCGCCGATGCGCTCCGCCTTTTTGGCGTGGATCCGGCCGAGGCGTGA
- a CDS encoding TonB-dependent receptor, whose product MQPSKAIQPTSTVAQPPHPPAASAITSVNSPAEADTSPANEPGQLPKEASPPHSIAQTADEVSSEAGPRPLPSEQEASLTSASALEAKEPPSKSTVVRGARPAQSASEVTLGRDILDAAPRRNAVDLLRAVPGLVASQHSGEGKAQQLFLRGFDALHGQDVELDVGGLPVNEVSHIHALGYADINFVIPEVVQALEVTEGSYRAAQGDFAVAGTVRMDLGVAEPGVQLSGTLGQYGQRRLVATVRPGEDAGTFAAVELGEGRGFGAQRGYGRASLLAQANATLGDGLTVRALGGSYVTRFDSPGVVREDDLLSGRSDFFSAALGRQGGSVSRHQLLLGVDLPRTGNGRTKLEVFGILSDLRLRNNFTGFRVDERGDGLEQTNNATTLGARAEHRRSVTAFGRPVALELGLGARRDSVEQTQRRYRESDGTFFSDEIDAAFTQTDVWGWAEARMPLGRWSFRLGGRADALGVEVFDALAFRDPRYYDGQGYSRSAFGVHLGAKAGVEYALGDDADAWRLFASYGDGFRSPQARSLSEGERAPFVSIRGAELGSRKDGEHWALQLSLFGSQVDNDFFFDHTVGTTVYTGQTLRSGVSAALQARPLSGLVTSVSATFAHAYVRASDTLLPYFAPFVARADVGWDGPLTWTGFGGSTLSLGTGLTFIGPRPLPFSERSATVFLADAHVAIRRGELGLRLEVSNLLDARWRDGEFVYGSRFDPAAAASLVPARHFTAGSPRMASLSLEVHL is encoded by the coding sequence GTGCAGCCATCCAAGGCCATCCAGCCCACGAGCACGGTCGCGCAGCCACCCCACCCACCCGCAGCCAGCGCCATCACGTCCGTGAACTCTCCGGCGGAAGCGGACACATCCCCAGCCAACGAGCCCGGACAGCTTCCCAAGGAAGCATCCCCCCCTCACTCCATCGCCCAAACCGCCGACGAAGTCTCGTCGGAGGCAGGCCCTCGTCCTCTCCCTTCGGAGCAGGAGGCGTCCCTCACCAGCGCATCCGCTCTCGAGGCCAAGGAGCCGCCGTCAAAGTCCACGGTGGTGCGCGGCGCGCGTCCCGCGCAAAGCGCGTCCGAGGTGACGCTGGGCCGGGACATCCTGGACGCGGCGCCACGCAGGAACGCGGTGGACCTCCTGCGAGCCGTCCCTGGCCTCGTGGCCTCGCAACACAGCGGAGAGGGCAAGGCCCAGCAGCTCTTCCTCCGAGGCTTCGACGCACTGCACGGCCAGGACGTGGAACTCGACGTCGGCGGCCTGCCAGTGAACGAGGTGAGCCACATCCACGCGCTGGGCTACGCGGACATCAACTTCGTCATTCCAGAGGTCGTGCAGGCGCTCGAAGTGACGGAAGGTTCCTACCGCGCCGCGCAGGGTGACTTCGCCGTCGCGGGAACGGTCCGCATGGACCTGGGCGTCGCCGAGCCCGGCGTCCAGCTCTCTGGCACGCTGGGCCAGTACGGCCAGCGCCGGCTCGTGGCAACAGTGCGGCCGGGAGAAGACGCGGGAACCTTCGCCGCGGTGGAACTGGGTGAAGGCAGAGGCTTCGGCGCGCAGCGGGGCTACGGCCGCGCCTCTCTCCTCGCGCAGGCCAATGCGACACTCGGAGATGGGCTGACGGTCCGCGCACTCGGAGGCAGCTACGTCACGCGCTTCGACTCTCCGGGCGTGGTGCGCGAGGACGACCTGCTTTCGGGCCGCAGCGATTTCTTCTCCGCCGCCCTGGGCCGCCAGGGCGGTTCGGTGTCACGGCACCAATTGCTGCTCGGCGTGGACCTGCCGCGCACGGGGAACGGGCGCACGAAGCTGGAGGTCTTCGGCATCCTCTCGGACCTGCGGCTGCGCAACAACTTCACTGGTTTCCGTGTCGACGAGCGCGGTGACGGCCTGGAGCAGACGAACAACGCCACCACGCTGGGCGCCCGCGCCGAGCATCGGAGGTCCGTGACGGCCTTCGGTCGCCCGGTCGCGCTGGAACTTGGATTGGGCGCACGGCGAGACAGCGTGGAGCAGACGCAGCGGCGCTACCGCGAATCCGACGGCACCTTCTTCTCCGACGAGATTGACGCGGCCTTCACCCAGACAGACGTCTGGGGCTGGGCCGAGGCCCGCATGCCGCTGGGCCGCTGGAGCTTCCGGTTGGGGGGGCGCGCGGACGCGTTGGGTGTGGAGGTCTTCGACGCGCTCGCCTTCCGGGACCCGCGCTACTACGACGGACAGGGCTATTCGCGCAGTGCCTTCGGCGTCCACCTGGGCGCGAAGGCAGGCGTGGAGTACGCGCTGGGAGATGACGCGGACGCCTGGCGCCTGTTCGCCAGCTACGGTGACGGCTTCCGCTCGCCGCAGGCACGCAGCCTCTCGGAGGGCGAGCGCGCCCCCTTCGTCTCCATCCGAGGCGCGGAGCTGGGCTCGCGCAAGGACGGCGAGCACTGGGCCCTGCAGCTCAGCCTCTTCGGCTCGCAGGTGGACAACGACTTCTTCTTCGACCACACCGTGGGCACGACTGTGTACACGGGCCAGACGCTGCGCTCGGGCGTCTCCGCCGCGCTCCAGGCCCGTCCACTGTCAGGGCTCGTCACCTCGGTCAGCGCCACGTTCGCCCACGCCTACGTGCGAGCCTCGGACACACTGCTGCCCTACTTCGCGCCCTTCGTCGCGCGCGCCGACGTGGGCTGGGACGGCCCGCTGACCTGGACGGGGTTCGGCGGTAGCACGCTGTCGCTGGGCACGGGGCTCACCTTCATCGGTCCACGCCCGCTGCCCTTCAGCGAGCGCAGCGCCACCGTGTTCCTCGCGGATGCGCACGTCGCCATCCGCCGGGGCGAGCTGGGGCTGAGGCTGGAGGTCTCGAACCTGCTCGACGCGCGCTGGAGGGATGGCGAGTTCGTCTACGGCTCGCGCTTCGACCCTGCCGCCGCGGCGAGCCTCGTCCCGGCAAGACATTTCACCGCGGGGTCGCCTCGGATGGCCTCGCTTTCCCTGGAGGTCCACCTATGA
- a CDS encoding tetratricopeptide repeat protein has product MQEAEGARRRRLSRGTRSLLIVCTVVTLIHLIPLFLPRNMPEQQLSIARAMSSVSQRVPFLRPLKDDATATPAELREAATLLLDGAPDDAHALALEAERRNPQEVETQLLLARICDVERMSRCVSTALSRAETLAPRDARPDLLRAELQEKDGDVVGAAESMGRAHGKAPGDPLVGLRYVHLLSAAKRGEEALAVLRKLEGRLPHARLLVELGRVHSREGHDAEAVELFRAAVAEDPKLSMGFFELGLAWHRLGKVATAEEALRQADRLDRADPKAMAALCAIQVKERRIDDARLTRMDLERRFSGQPELIRKSCSIP; this is encoded by the coding sequence GTGCAGGAAGCAGAGGGAGCGCGTCGCCGCAGGCTGAGCCGGGGGACCCGAAGCCTGCTCATCGTGTGCACCGTCGTGACGCTCATCCACCTCATTCCACTCTTCCTCCCCAGGAACATGCCCGAGCAGCAGCTGTCCATCGCACGGGCCATGTCGAGCGTGTCGCAGCGTGTCCCTTTCCTGCGGCCCCTGAAGGACGACGCCACGGCCACGCCGGCGGAGCTGAGAGAGGCCGCGACGCTGCTGCTGGATGGGGCGCCAGATGACGCTCATGCGCTGGCCCTGGAGGCGGAACGCCGCAATCCCCAGGAGGTCGAAACCCAGCTCCTGCTGGCGAGAATCTGCGACGTCGAGCGGATGAGCCGGTGTGTGAGCACGGCCCTGTCACGAGCAGAGACGCTGGCCCCACGAGACGCACGGCCGGACCTGCTCCGAGCGGAGCTTCAAGAGAAGGACGGGGACGTCGTGGGCGCGGCCGAGTCGATGGGGCGGGCGCATGGAAAGGCGCCCGGCGACCCGCTGGTCGGACTGCGTTACGTCCACCTGCTGAGCGCGGCGAAGCGGGGCGAAGAGGCGCTGGCCGTCCTCCGAAAGCTTGAAGGGCGCCTGCCGCATGCCAGGCTCCTGGTGGAACTAGGCCGGGTGCACAGCCGGGAAGGGCACGACGCCGAAGCGGTGGAGCTCTTTCGCGCGGCGGTGGCCGAAGACCCGAAGCTCAGCATGGGCTTCTTCGAGCTCGGGCTCGCCTGGCATCGGCTGGGCAAGGTGGCCACCGCGGAAGAGGCTTTGCGCCAGGCGGACCGGCTGGACCGGGCAGACCCCAAGGCGATGGCGGCCCTCTGCGCGATTCAGGTCAAGGAGCGGCGCATCGACGATGCCCGGCTCACGCGAATGGACCTTGAGCGGCGCTTTTCCGGCCAGCCGGAGCTGATTCGGAAGTCCTGCAGCATCCCCTGA
- a CDS encoding SlyX family protein yields MDEKRIAELEIRYMHQQELLQELSGVLYEQQKVIDQLRAEVDRLKQKLEAEPGLVDARHDERPPHY; encoded by the coding sequence ATGGACGAGAAGCGAATCGCCGAGCTGGAAATCCGATACATGCACCAGCAGGAACTGCTGCAGGAGCTCAGCGGCGTGCTGTACGAACAACAGAAGGTCATCGACCAGCTACGAGCAGAGGTGGACCGGCTCAAGCAGAAGCTGGAAGCCGAGCCCGGCCTGGTGGACGCCCGTCATGACGAGCGTCCACCGCATTACTGA